Proteins encoded by one window of Streptomyces clavuligerus:
- a CDS encoding CRISPR-associated helicase/endonuclease Cas3, whose translation MRARGPLDIRRALGILWAKSPDRAGGTMNLLLSHLLDTAAVAGVMWDRFLPRVVHEELDRVAGGPGRGRGLLMWLCGIHDFGKATPSHQRQRPELAAELPAAGLGWEEEIGERYRWEHAPAGAFLLRPLLTGAGWPQEHIRWVWPLVAGHHGFFPVESALGSPPAALRRVDGDSAWEAVRQKLMCVILDELGFGDGLDGLAALCPARPPSRALQLQISGLVVMADWIASGPENFPGVDVLEDVSYAGARRRAEAAWAAIGLQGGFRYLAEPGPGTFRRRFGHDPRPVQELAARAARELDGPGLLIVEAPPGEGKTWAGLIAAETLAARTGAGGVFVGMPVHSTCDPMFRRVREWVRGIDEALAPAVALLHGRRTLDRSWNVLLPQDAVGHCGEEPAAAVHGTAGDPRLVPAQWFFDYARGLLCPFVVAPLDQLLYATTRTKFVMLRMAGLPGKVVVLDEIHAVDVHAQQYLQEGLRWLGQARVPVVLLSATLTAGQRRSLVDAYLAGAAGEEEYTYDGLPQPDGYPSVTAVRYDHGGDGAAPRCVVRRCASALRERDVIVEILPEGPEGAEDTAVDRAVADRAVAALLGEALADGGRALVVRNTAHRAQTLWTGLRTRFGDEVLLLHRQFTAERRAEIADDCLRQLAPGSPERPRRLIVVADQTAEQAFDVDVDLLVTDLAPIDLLLQRAGRLHRDTTVVRPVRLAAPRLVVTGTTAVSGTGGPPRFPARSTALYGRHPLLRAAHLVHRAARTGARLPGAVPRLVGEGYADGDTDLPDGWRATAGAAREQARRDRERRVERAVPRLLTRRGDGRGRTLGGLSYIGLPPADGDEGLSALVRDRAAAEAILLVRDGTGYRTPCGTALGPEGFVADRDDRLVDLVRRHTVELPVSWWGQPALKLGPLPVWGRKPKVNYRLVTARVLILDEHHRGVLGGRAVRYDADLGLVEAEAEAEAGLEVEADAGADAGAEVGVGVEPGVEAEAERGLSGSSVDGTGHGPAENPPDRRSPMGGELWI comes from the coding sequence ATGAGAGCGCGGGGGCCGCTGGACATCCGGCGCGCCCTGGGCATTCTGTGGGCGAAATCGCCGGATCGGGCGGGCGGCACGATGAATCTGCTGCTCTCGCATCTGCTGGACACGGCGGCCGTCGCCGGAGTGATGTGGGACCGCTTTCTGCCCCGCGTTGTCCACGAGGAGCTGGACCGGGTGGCCGGAGGTCCGGGCCGGGGTCGCGGACTGCTCATGTGGCTCTGCGGCATCCATGACTTCGGCAAGGCCACGCCCTCCCACCAGCGGCAGCGGCCCGAGCTGGCAGCCGAGTTGCCCGCCGCCGGACTCGGCTGGGAGGAGGAGATCGGGGAGCGGTACAGGTGGGAGCACGCCCCGGCGGGGGCCTTTCTGCTGCGTCCGCTGCTGACCGGAGCGGGCTGGCCGCAGGAGCACATCCGGTGGGTGTGGCCGCTGGTCGCCGGACACCACGGGTTCTTCCCCGTGGAGAGCGCCCTCGGGTCACCGCCCGCCGCGTTGCGCCGTGTCGACGGTGACAGCGCGTGGGAAGCAGTCCGGCAGAAGTTGATGTGCGTGATTCTGGACGAACTCGGCTTCGGGGACGGCCTCGACGGCCTCGCCGCTCTGTGCCCCGCCCGTCCGCCGTCCCGCGCTCTCCAGCTCCAGATCAGCGGCCTGGTGGTGATGGCCGACTGGATCGCCTCCGGCCCGGAGAACTTCCCCGGCGTCGATGTCCTGGAGGACGTGTCGTACGCGGGGGCGCGGCGCCGTGCCGAGGCCGCCTGGGCCGCGATCGGGCTCCAGGGCGGCTTCCGGTACCTGGCCGAGCCGGGCCCCGGGACGTTCCGCCGCCGCTTCGGCCACGACCCCCGCCCCGTGCAGGAGTTGGCGGCCCGCGCCGCCCGCGAACTCGACGGGCCGGGCCTGCTGATCGTCGAGGCGCCCCCGGGCGAGGGCAAGACCTGGGCCGGGCTGATCGCGGCCGAGACCCTCGCCGCCCGCACCGGCGCCGGAGGCGTCTTCGTCGGTATGCCGGTCCACTCCACCTGCGACCCGATGTTCCGGCGGGTACGGGAGTGGGTACGCGGCATCGACGAGGCCCTGGCCCCGGCGGTCGCCCTGCTCCACGGGCGGCGCACCCTCGACAGGAGCTGGAACGTCCTGCTGCCCCAGGACGCCGTCGGCCACTGCGGAGAGGAACCCGCGGCGGCGGTGCACGGCACCGCGGGCGATCCCCGTCTCGTTCCCGCCCAGTGGTTCTTCGACTACGCGCGCGGGCTGCTCTGCCCCTTTGTCGTGGCCCCCCTCGACCAGCTCCTGTACGCGACCACCCGCACCAAGTTCGTGATGCTCCGCATGGCGGGCCTGCCGGGCAAGGTGGTCGTCCTGGACGAGATCCACGCCGTGGACGTCCACGCCCAGCAGTACCTCCAGGAAGGGCTGCGCTGGCTGGGGCAGGCCCGGGTCCCCGTCGTCCTGCTGTCGGCGACCCTGACCGCCGGGCAGCGGCGCTCCCTCGTGGACGCGTACCTCGCGGGCGCGGCGGGCGAGGAGGAGTACACGTACGACGGCCTTCCGCAGCCCGACGGATACCCCTCGGTGACCGCCGTCCGGTACGACCACGGCGGCGACGGAGCGGCACCCCGGTGCGTCGTCCGCCGCTGTGCCAGCGCGCTGAGGGAACGGGACGTCATCGTCGAGATCCTTCCGGAGGGCCCCGAGGGCGCGGAGGACACCGCCGTCGACCGGGCCGTCGCCGATCGGGCCGTCGCCGCCCTGCTCGGCGAAGCGCTCGCCGACGGCGGTCGCGCCCTGGTCGTCCGCAACACCGCCCACCGCGCCCAGACCCTCTGGACCGGGCTGCGCACCCGTTTCGGCGACGAGGTCCTGCTGCTGCACCGGCAGTTCACGGCGGAGCGGCGCGCGGAGATCGCCGACGACTGTCTGCGGCAGCTCGCCCCCGGCTCCCCGGAGCGGCCCCGACGGTTGATCGTCGTCGCCGACCAGACCGCCGAGCAGGCGTTCGACGTGGACGTGGACCTCCTGGTCACCGATCTGGCCCCCATCGATCTGCTGCTCCAGCGCGCCGGACGGCTGCACCGCGACACCACCGTGGTCCGGCCGGTCCGCCTGGCCGCGCCCCGGCTCGTCGTCACCGGCACCACCGCCGTGTCCGGGACCGGCGGGCCGCCGCGCTTCCCCGCCCGTTCCACGGCCCTCTACGGACGTCATCCGCTGCTCCGCGCCGCACACCTGGTCCACCGCGCGGCCCGGACGGGCGCCCGGCTGCCCGGCGCCGTCCCCCGGCTGGTCGGCGAGGGATACGCCGACGGCGACACGGACCTCCCGGACGGCTGGCGGGCCACCGCCGGGGCGGCGCGCGAGCAGGCGCGACGGGACCGGGAACGGCGGGTGGAGCGCGCCGTCCCCCGACTGCTCACCCGGCGCGGCGACGGACGGGGGCGGACGCTGGGCGGGCTGAGCTACATCGGCCTGCCCCCGGCCGACGGGGACGAGGGCCTGTCCGCCCTGGTCCGCGACCGGGCCGCGGCCGAGGCGATCCTCCTCGTCCGGGACGGCACCGGCTACCGGACCCCGTGCGGCACGGCCCTCGGCCCCGAGGGCTTCGTGGCCGACCGGGACGACCGGCTGGTCGACCTCGTCCGCCGCCACACCGTGGAACTGCCCGTGAGCTGGTGGGGACAGCCCGCGCTGAAGCTGGGGCCGCTCCCCGTCTGGGGCCGGAAACCGAAGGTCAACTACCGCCTGGTGACGGCCCGGGTGCTGATCCTGGACGAGCACCACCGGGGCGTACTCGGCGGCCGTGCGGTGCGCTACGACGCCGATCTCGGACTCGTCGAAGCCGAAGCCGAAGCCGAAGCCGGACTCGAAGTCGAAGCCGATGCCGGAGCTGATGCCGGAGCCGAAGTTGGAGTCGGAGTCGAACCCGGAGTCGAAGCCGAAGCCGAACGGGGCCTGTCCGGCAGCTCCGTCGACGGGACAGGCCACGGCCCGGCGGAGAATCCCCCGGACCGACGGAGCCCCATGGGGGGAGAGCTGTGGATCTGA
- the casB gene encoding type I-E CRISPR-associated protein Cse2/CasB — protein sequence MTAGTSPSDTPAGTPSDTRSERDTAPERDTAPERDTVPGAARRTGPPRYWHRHVGADGAWRKEHTGGPPGEDLAALRAGLGKPAGTVPSLWQHYTSRTDGRPTPELEAEHGALSLYGLHQQSRRRPMHRPGVGLGEALRRLRQSGGVSADALDRRTAAAVNATSVPALLYRLRGLIPQLRSAAIPLDYDQLLRDLRNWAHPESRQRVRRTWGLAYHTDKRDVPEEPVPSAPDPAGQAPAPATTATAPAHRAPDQETP from the coding sequence ATGACCGCCGGTACATCCCCGTCCGACACCCCGGCCGGCACCCCGTCCGACACCCGGTCCGAACGGGACACCGCGCCCGAACGGGACACCGCGCCCGAACGGGACACCGTGCCCGGGGCCGCGCGCCGCACCGGGCCGCCCCGCTACTGGCACCGCCATGTGGGAGCCGACGGCGCCTGGCGGAAGGAGCACACCGGCGGGCCGCCCGGCGAGGACCTGGCGGCCCTGCGCGCGGGTCTCGGGAAGCCCGCAGGGACCGTTCCGTCGCTGTGGCAGCACTACACCAGTCGCACCGACGGCAGGCCCACCCCCGAACTGGAGGCCGAGCACGGCGCCCTCTCCCTCTACGGCCTGCACCAGCAGAGCCGGCGCAGGCCCATGCACCGGCCCGGCGTGGGCCTCGGCGAGGCCCTGCGCAGGCTGCGGCAGAGCGGCGGCGTCAGCGCGGACGCCCTCGACCGCCGTACCGCCGCCGCCGTGAACGCCACCTCCGTGCCCGCCCTGCTGTACCGGCTGCGCGGGCTGATCCCGCAACTGCGGTCCGCCGCCATCCCCCTCGACTACGACCAGCTCCTGCGCGATCTGCGGAACTGGGCCCACCCCGAGTCCCGGCAGCGCGTCCGCCGGACCTGGGGGCTCGCCTACCACACCGACAAGCGGGACGTGCCCGAGGAACCCGTCCCCTCCGCCCCCGACCCGGCCGGGCAGGCCCCCGCACCGGCCACCACCGCGACAGCCCCAGCACACCGCGCACCGGACCAGGAGACCCCGTGA
- the cas7e gene encoding type I-E CRISPR-associated protein Cas7/Cse4/CasC translates to MTGPVTDTAPRAYIDVHILQTVPPANLNRDDQGNPKEAMFGGVRRSRVSSQAWKRATRMHFTERLPREGLATRTRRVADVLARRIEQLTEVPPEGSARLARALLAPLGIKEGKKDGDTAYLFFYGRGQLDAVVGLIEDEALELAALDDKALAKRVESFDVRGRFGSGHPLDVALFGRMVADVHALKVDAATQVAHALSTHAVELEFDYFTAVDDETKDEGPGAGMIGTIGFNSATLYRYATVGLHQLHDNLGGSDEGTVDGVRDFVGSFARSVPSGYTNSFAHRTLPSLVAVVVRSDQPVNLVSAFERPVSSVRGISEKSASALADEHTRAVRNWGDTPSFTSVCHAYEDSADTAGKLRDAFGDPVDFPALLAGLGDHLATLLRGPR, encoded by the coding sequence GTGACCGGCCCCGTGACCGACACCGCGCCCCGCGCCTACATCGACGTCCACATCCTCCAGACCGTCCCCCCGGCCAACCTCAACCGCGACGACCAGGGCAACCCCAAGGAGGCCATGTTCGGCGGGGTGCGCCGCTCCCGGGTCTCGTCCCAGGCGTGGAAGCGCGCCACCCGGATGCACTTCACCGAACGGCTGCCCCGGGAGGGCCTCGCGACCCGCACCCGGCGGGTCGCCGACGTCCTCGCCCGGCGGATCGAGCAGCTCACCGAGGTGCCGCCGGAGGGCTCCGCCCGGCTCGCGCGGGCGCTGCTCGCCCCGTTGGGGATCAAGGAGGGCAAGAAGGACGGCGACACGGCCTATCTCTTCTTCTACGGCCGGGGCCAGCTCGACGCCGTGGTCGGCCTGATCGAGGACGAGGCCCTGGAGCTGGCCGCGCTCGACGACAAGGCGCTGGCCAAACGGGTCGAATCGTTCGACGTACGGGGGAGGTTCGGCAGCGGACACCCGCTCGACGTGGCCCTCTTCGGCCGGATGGTCGCCGATGTCCACGCGCTGAAGGTCGACGCCGCCACCCAGGTCGCCCACGCCCTGTCCACCCATGCCGTGGAGCTGGAGTTCGACTACTTCACCGCCGTCGACGACGAGACGAAGGACGAGGGACCGGGCGCCGGGATGATCGGCACCATCGGCTTCAACTCGGCCACCCTCTACCGCTACGCCACGGTGGGGCTGCACCAGCTCCACGACAACCTCGGCGGGTCCGACGAGGGAACCGTCGACGGCGTCCGGGACTTCGTCGGCTCCTTCGCCCGCTCCGTCCCCTCCGGTTACACCAACTCCTTCGCCCATCGGACCCTGCCCAGCCTGGTCGCGGTCGTGGTCCGCTCCGACCAGCCGGTGAACCTCGTCTCCGCCTTCGAACGGCCCGTCTCCTCCGTCCGGGGCATCTCCGAGAAGTCGGCCTCCGCGCTCGCGGACGAGCACACACGGGCCGTGCGCAACTGGGGCGACACCCCCTCCTTCACCTCCGTCTGCCACGCGTACGAGGACAGCGCGGACACCGCCGGGAAGCTGCGGGACGCGTTCGGCGACCCGGTGGACTTCCCCGCGCTGCTGGCCGGTCTGGGGGACCATCTGGCGACGCTGCTGCGGGGGCCGCGATGA
- the cas6e gene encoding type I-E CRISPR-associated protein Cas6/Cse3/CasE, with the protein MSYLSRIRINPLRAESRKLLASPRAMHGAVLGGVPGGAGAPGMPGVPGVPGVPGVSEGTEGEQAKGAPRVLWRLDADDPHRPQLYVLTPGRPDWSHVVERAGWPDADGEHAVIRDCAPLIERLAVGQEYAFRLTANPVQTTATPVRPTSAQEKRIAERVEGERPRGFRLAHRTAAHQLNWFLRRTDGWGFAVPPSRTDPAAPGLDAASGLDAASGLDGASGGDGASGGDGGPDSVGARDPVREVRITARQRHTFSKGRRGTQVTFHSATYEGLLRVTDPELLAARLLGGIGPSKAYGCGLLTLAPAPPGGDG; encoded by the coding sequence ATGAGCTATCTCTCCCGTATCCGTATCAATCCGCTCCGGGCGGAGAGCCGCAAACTGCTGGCCAGCCCCCGTGCCATGCACGGGGCCGTCCTGGGCGGTGTCCCGGGCGGGGCCGGTGCTCCCGGCATGCCCGGCGTCCCCGGCGTGCCCGGCGTGCCCGGTGTTTCTGAGGGGACGGAGGGTGAGCAGGCGAAGGGGGCGCCCCGGGTGCTGTGGCGGCTGGACGCGGACGATCCGCACCGGCCGCAGCTCTATGTCCTGACCCCCGGCCGTCCCGACTGGTCCCATGTCGTCGAACGAGCGGGCTGGCCGGACGCGGACGGCGAGCACGCCGTCATCCGCGACTGCGCGCCGCTCATCGAACGGCTCGCCGTGGGACAGGAGTACGCGTTCCGGCTGACCGCCAACCCCGTGCAGACCACCGCCACGCCCGTCCGGCCGACCTCCGCCCAGGAGAAGCGGATCGCGGAACGGGTGGAGGGCGAGCGCCCGCGCGGCTTCCGGCTGGCGCACCGTACGGCCGCGCATCAGCTCAACTGGTTTCTGCGCCGGACGGACGGCTGGGGCTTCGCGGTGCCGCCCTCGCGCACGGACCCGGCCGCACCGGGGCTCGACGCGGCTTCGGGGCTCGACGCGGCTTCGGGGCTCGACGGGGCTTCGGGAGGTGACGGGGCTTCTGGAGGTGACGGAGGGCCGGATTCCGTCGGGGCACGGGACCCCGTGCGCGAGGTCCGGATCACCGCCCGGCAGCGGCACACGTTCAGCAAGGGCCGCCGGGGGACGCAGGTGACCTTCCACAGCGCCACCTACGAGGGGCTGCTGCGGGTCACCGATCCGGAGCTGCTGGCCGCCCGGCTCCTCGGCGGCATCGGACCGTCCAAGGCGTACGGCTGCGGCCTGCTGACCCTCGCCCCCGCGCCGCCGGGAGGGGACGGCTGA
- a CDS encoding dienelactone hydrolase family protein, with amino-acid sequence MNTAKLRPLGLVATAAAVTLTLTAATAPAATAGPKPTPAQKTAQKTAQKTAATAPAVLTGYKLAPGLLRITGGRTAGNPSQFHGVLGIPRGKGPHPVVVVLHGTHHNCVAPGNPYIAKKPVKTTWPLVCAKPGVPVKGSLGPDYLRQNVGQSYLVEELTRKGFAAVAIDVVSPEIWWGGETEPAKGYTDLVNAHLKLLADLDRGKNHGLRINAKGRIDTSRVGLVGHSRGGGHVLSPAAARRAGLFGTVAIQPAENAEPAPHKVPVLNIRGACDEDTSPTAGLDTMKQLARAGTTRVAADVLLAGTGHRMLNTNLSATDPGGAIGTCERAQVASPSAARAQTAQLTADFLAQALKKAPAYRLPALKGLAPKAVNLRKGGPAVTLRPATATPYTEPHHIPLTSSEQRVLPAIPKNLKVSKEPDAGI; translated from the coding sequence GTGAACACCGCGAAGCTGCGCCCCCTGGGCCTGGTGGCGACCGCCGCCGCCGTCACCCTGACCCTCACCGCGGCGACGGCCCCCGCCGCGACCGCCGGGCCGAAGCCGACGCCCGCACAGAAAACAGCACAGAAGACGGCGCAGAAGACGGCGGCGACCGCCCCCGCCGTGCTGACCGGCTACAAGCTGGCCCCGGGCCTGCTGCGGATCACGGGCGGCCGGACCGCGGGCAACCCCTCGCAGTTCCACGGCGTCCTCGGCATACCCCGGGGCAAGGGCCCGCACCCGGTCGTGGTGGTCCTCCACGGCACCCACCACAACTGCGTCGCCCCGGGCAACCCGTACATCGCCAAGAAGCCTGTGAAGACCACCTGGCCCCTGGTCTGCGCGAAGCCCGGCGTCCCCGTCAAGGGCTCCCTCGGCCCCGACTATCTGCGCCAGAACGTGGGCCAGTCCTACCTCGTCGAGGAGCTGACCCGGAAGGGCTTCGCCGCGGTCGCCATCGACGTCGTGTCCCCCGAGATCTGGTGGGGCGGCGAGACCGAGCCCGCGAAGGGCTACACCGACCTCGTCAACGCCCATCTGAAGCTGCTCGCCGACCTCGACCGGGGCAAGAACCACGGGCTCAGGATCAATGCCAAGGGCCGCATCGACACCTCACGGGTGGGTCTCGTCGGCCACAGCAGGGGCGGCGGCCATGTCCTCTCCCCCGCCGCCGCCCGGCGCGCGGGGCTCTTCGGCACGGTCGCCATCCAGCCCGCCGAGAACGCCGAGCCCGCCCCGCACAAGGTGCCCGTCCTCAACATCCGGGGCGCCTGCGACGAGGACACCTCGCCGACCGCGGGCCTGGACACGATGAAGCAGCTCGCCAGGGCGGGCACCACCAGGGTCGCCGCCGATGTCCTGCTCGCGGGCACCGGGCACCGGATGCTCAACACCAATCTGTCCGCGACCGACCCGGGCGGCGCCATCGGCACATGCGAGCGCGCCCAGGTCGCGTCCCCCTCGGCGGCCCGCGCCCAGACCGCCCAGCTCACGGCCGACTTCCTCGCCCAGGCCCTGAAGAAGGCCCCCGCCTACCGCCTCCCGGCGCTCAAGGGCCTCGCCCCGAAGGCGGTCAACCTCCGCAAGGGCGGCCCGGCCGTCACGCTCCGCCCCGCCACGGCCACCCCGTACACCGAGCCCCACCACATCCCGCTGACCTCTTCGGAACAGCGCGTCCTGCCCGCCATCCCGAAGAACCTGAAGGTGAGCAAGGAGCCGGACGCCGGGATCTGA
- the cas5e gene encoding type I-E CRISPR-associated protein Cas5/CasD, with translation MTPPGAHGPQSAGAAAGAGAGGADAAAAAGAVLLLRLAGPLQSWGSASAFNSRQTGAEPTKSGVIGLLAAADGRARGACIEDLRALRLGVRVDRSGTLLRDYHTASDHRGRPLAQAGVGAKGTQRPTSPAKYTQVTTRYYLQDAVFLAALAGPRALLDRLDRAVRAPAFPLALGRRSCVPSLPLALGVHPGSLGEVLSTHPWAVSAYARDLYARQLGHERAEDGGPQRGPAAIDRPVTLDDPDGDDRLQDAPVSFDPVDRRFTGRRVTRTWVRVPTGLTPPDGASDHDDAGHDPFALLGR, from the coding sequence ATGACCCCTCCCGGCGCCCATGGCCCTCAGAGTGCCGGTGCCGCTGCTGGTGCTGGTGCTGGGGGTGCGGACGCCGCAGCCGCTGCCGGGGCCGTGCTGCTGCTGCGGCTCGCGGGCCCGCTCCAGTCCTGGGGCTCCGCCAGTGCGTTCAACAGCCGCCAGACCGGGGCCGAGCCCACCAAGTCCGGGGTGATCGGGCTGCTCGCCGCCGCCGACGGGCGGGCGCGGGGCGCCTGCATCGAGGATCTGCGGGCGCTGCGCCTCGGGGTCCGCGTCGACCGGTCCGGGACCCTGTTGCGGGACTACCACACCGCGAGCGACCATCGGGGCCGTCCGCTGGCCCAGGCGGGCGTCGGCGCCAAGGGGACCCAGCGGCCTACGTCCCCCGCGAAGTACACGCAGGTCACGACCCGTTACTACCTTCAGGACGCGGTCTTCCTCGCCGCCCTCGCGGGCCCCCGCGCCCTGCTCGACCGGCTCGACCGGGCGGTCCGGGCCCCCGCCTTCCCGCTGGCGCTCGGCCGCCGTTCCTGTGTGCCCTCGCTGCCGCTGGCCCTGGGGGTCCACCCGGGTTCCCTGGGCGAGGTCCTGAGCACCCACCCCTGGGCGGTCTCCGCGTACGCCCGCGACCTGTACGCCCGACAGCTCGGTCACGAACGGGCCGAGGACGGCGGGCCCCAGCGCGGCCCGGCCGCCATCGACCGCCCGGTGACGCTGGACGACCCGGACGGGGACGACCGGCTCCAGGACGCCCCCGTCTCCTTCGACCCCGTCGACCGCCGTTTCACCGGCCGCCGGGTGACCCGGACCTGGGTCCGCGTCCCCACCGGCCTCACCCCGCCGGACGGGGCATCCGACCACGACGACGCCGGGCACGACCCGTTCGCCCTGCTGGGCAGGTGA
- the casA gene encoding type I-E CRISPR-associated protein Cse1/CasA yields the protein MDLIEAPWLVARRDDGGEDSVGLRALLLNAHRYTDLEVELPTQKPAILRQVLLPVVVDALGFPETPEEWAEHFHAPDGFTGQAAERLTEYLDEHRDRFGLFDPVDPFAQVGGLRTGKDETRNSALIVATAASGNNVPFWSARTDGQAPRLSPGRAAHWLLHTHCWDPGAIKTGAFGDPRARAGKVMGNPTGPLGALGLVLPMGRTLYESLWLNVPFGVTRLAGDLPQWRRRDREGPVEETRSTATPGWDSRPPRGPLDAWTWQARRIRLVPETAPQDADGDGEPEVNRVVVAAGDRLRLQPDHEFHTAWTVDSQTVHRKRLAKDPDALQIRPRRHRAGRAAWRGLDALLAVEGSTWQQDATEVGQGFHTAQILVKLAEAGAELPPDYPLRLELTGIAYNSKFSAIEDTFHDELPLPVAALRRDGLVRAALIGAVAQAERLADAVNRLVADLRRAAGARPVPGGEWQHPGESLLHALDPVVRLLLRLLRTSDEDFDRVDELLRAWEEKAGRETWKVAEHLLAQSPPGLFQGSVLVQGGKTRTYRLSTAERTFRDTLDDTLWRRANRRKGRGNALSSVVQGQPLGPPGQEFRAEQPDGSRQGSHQGSPGGKPDAGPGGRPGTEPHGKPDAGPGGRSATAPDGEGAA from the coding sequence GTGGATCTGATCGAAGCACCCTGGCTCGTCGCACGGCGCGACGACGGCGGCGAGGACTCCGTCGGCCTGCGCGCACTGCTGCTGAACGCCCATCGCTACACGGACCTGGAGGTCGAACTCCCCACCCAGAAACCCGCGATCCTGCGCCAGGTGCTGCTGCCCGTCGTCGTCGACGCGCTCGGCTTCCCCGAGACCCCCGAGGAGTGGGCGGAGCACTTCCACGCGCCGGACGGCTTCACCGGGCAGGCCGCCGAGCGGCTGACGGAGTACCTGGACGAGCACCGCGACCGGTTCGGGCTCTTCGACCCCGTCGACCCCTTCGCCCAGGTCGGAGGGCTCCGCACCGGCAAGGACGAGACCCGGAACTCCGCACTGATCGTCGCGACGGCGGCGAGCGGGAACAACGTCCCCTTCTGGTCCGCGCGGACCGACGGACAGGCGCCCCGGCTCAGCCCCGGGCGGGCCGCCCACTGGCTGCTCCACACCCACTGCTGGGACCCCGGGGCCATCAAGACCGGGGCCTTCGGGGACCCCCGGGCCAGGGCCGGGAAGGTCATGGGCAACCCCACCGGCCCCCTCGGCGCGCTGGGCCTCGTGCTGCCGATGGGCCGCACCCTGTACGAGAGCCTGTGGCTGAACGTCCCCTTCGGCGTGACCCGGCTCGCCGGCGATCTGCCGCAGTGGCGCCGCAGGGACCGGGAGGGACCCGTCGAGGAGACCCGGTCCACGGCCACCCCCGGCTGGGACAGCCGCCCCCCGCGCGGCCCGCTCGACGCGTGGACCTGGCAGGCCCGCCGCATCCGGCTCGTCCCCGAGACCGCCCCCCAAGATGCGGACGGGGACGGGGAGCCCGAGGTCAACCGGGTCGTCGTGGCGGCGGGCGACCGGCTGCGGCTCCAGCCCGACCACGAGTTCCACACCGCGTGGACCGTCGACAGCCAGACCGTCCACCGCAAACGGCTCGCGAAGGACCCGGACGCCCTCCAGATCCGGCCCCGGCGGCACCGCGCCGGACGGGCGGCCTGGCGGGGGCTCGACGCGCTGCTCGCCGTGGAGGGATCGACCTGGCAGCAGGACGCCACGGAGGTCGGCCAGGGCTTCCACACCGCCCAGATCCTGGTGAAACTGGCGGAGGCCGGTGCGGAGCTGCCGCCGGACTATCCGCTCCGGCTGGAGCTGACCGGGATCGCCTACAACAGCAAGTTCAGTGCCATCGAGGACACCTTCCACGACGAGCTCCCGCTGCCGGTCGCCGCCCTGCGCCGGGACGGTCTGGTCCGGGCCGCCCTGATCGGGGCCGTGGCCCAGGCCGAGCGGCTCGCGGACGCCGTCAACCGGCTGGTGGCCGACCTGCGCCGCGCCGCCGGTGCCCGGCCGGTCCCCGGGGGCGAGTGGCAGCACCCCGGCGAGAGCCTGCTGCACGCGCTCGACCCGGTCGTACGGCTGCTGCTGCGGCTGCTGCGCACGTCCGACGAGGACTTCGACCGCGTCGACGAGCTGCTGCGGGCCTGGGAGGAGAAAGCGGGCCGCGAGACCTGGAAGGTGGCGGAACACCTGCTGGCGCAGAGCCCGCCGGGGCTGTTCCAGGGCAGCGTCCTCGTCCAGGGCGGAAAGACCCGTACCTATCGGCTGAGCACCGCCGAGCGGACCTTCCGCGACACGCTGGACGACACCCTGTGGCGGCGCGCGAACCGGCGGAAGGGCCGTGGGAACGCGCTGTCGTCCGTGGTGCAGGGGCAGCCCTTGGGGCCGCCGGGGCAGGAGTTCCGCGCCGAGCAGCCCGACGGAAGCCGCCAAGGAAGCCACCAAGGAAGCCCCGGCGGAAAGCCCGACGCGGGGCCCGGCGGAAGGCCCGGTACGGAGCCCCATGGAAAGCCCGACGCGGGGCCCGGCGGAAGGTCCGCTACGGCGCCCGATGGAGAGGGGGCGGCATGA